A genomic stretch from Chryseobacterium sp. SNU WT5 includes:
- a CDS encoding DUF4254 domain-containing protein, with protein sequence MNFTETAWKIFNQSIADYHLADNVDAIIKNPYPDESLEWLLYAKNWIDTVQWHLEDIIRDENINPTEALAIKRTIDASNQKRTDLVEFIDSWFLEKYKDSATNANAKINTETPAWAIDRLSILALKVYHMNLEAQRYSASQEHRNKCSAKLNVLLEQQKDLSEAINQLLIDIENGNIKIKVYKQMKMYNDDTLNPVLYQNVKNE encoded by the coding sequence ATGAATTTTACAGAAACTGCCTGGAAAATATTCAATCAATCTATTGCTGACTATCATCTTGCGGACAATGTAGATGCCATCATAAAAAATCCCTATCCTGACGAAAGTTTGGAATGGCTTTTGTATGCTAAAAATTGGATTGATACCGTTCAATGGCACCTAGAAGATATTATACGAGATGAAAATATAAATCCAACTGAAGCATTGGCAATTAAAAGAACAATTGATGCTTCTAATCAGAAAAGAACTGATTTGGTAGAGTTTATTGACAGTTGGTTTCTTGAAAAATACAAAGACAGTGCGACAAACGCAAATGCGAAAATTAATACAGAAACACCAGCCTGGGCGATTGATCGCCTGTCGATTCTTGCATTAAAAGTCTATCATATGAATCTTGAAGCTCAACGTTATTCTGCAAGTCAAGAGCACAGAAATAAATGTTCTGCTAAACTTAATGTTTTACTAGAGCAACAAAAAGATCTTTCTGAAGCGATTAATCAATTGCTTATTGATATAGAGAACGGTAATATTAAGATTAAAGTCTACAAACAGATGAAAATGTATAATGACGATACCCTTAATCCGGTCCTTTATCAAAATGTGAAAAATGAATAA
- the ribA gene encoding GTP cyclohydrolase II — translation MLKIQAESNVPTAYGEFRMIAFAEVETDWMPHLVIIAKNTDFSKPVNVRFHSECITGEVFHSKKCECGQQLDAAMKFMHENGGMIIYLRQEGRNIGIINKLKAYALQEQGFDTVEANLRLGLPADDRNFESAIEILNILNIKDINLLTNNPDKLQFVKNSNIRLNKRIPLQMNSTKESENYLKVKKDYFGHLLDDETTLF, via the coding sequence ATGTTAAAAATCCAAGCAGAATCTAATGTACCTACAGCGTACGGAGAATTCCGCATGATTGCATTTGCAGAAGTAGAAACTGACTGGATGCCACATCTTGTAATTATTGCTAAAAATACCGACTTTTCAAAACCGGTAAATGTAAGATTTCATTCCGAATGTATTACAGGGGAGGTTTTTCACTCAAAAAAATGTGAGTGTGGACAGCAACTTGATGCAGCTATGAAATTTATGCATGAAAATGGGGGAATGATCATCTATCTCCGACAGGAAGGTAGAAATATTGGCATCATTAATAAGCTAAAAGCATATGCGTTGCAGGAACAGGGCTTTGATACTGTAGAAGCTAACCTTCGATTAGGACTTCCTGCAGATGATAGAAACTTTGAGAGCGCAATTGAAATCTTGAACATTTTAAATATTAAAGATATCAATCTTTTGACCAACAATCCCGACAAGTTGCAATTTGTAAAAAACAGCAACATAAGGTTGAATAAAAGAATTCCTTTGCAGATGAACTCTACAAAGGAAAGTGAAAATTATTTGAAAGTTAAAAAAGATTATTTCGGTCATCTTCTTGACGATGAGACGACTTTATTCTAA
- the deoD gene encoding purine-nucleoside phosphorylase: MSVHIAAKKGEIAKTVLLPGDPLRAKYIADNFLTEVKLVSQTRNIFYYTGLYKGKEVSVGASGMGIPSIGIYSYELFTEFDVDTIIRIGTCGAYTTDLKVFDLLNVEFAASESTYAKYAWEIEDDKLSHQGNVFNMINECANNSSVIIKPTTVHTSDIFYTKSSSIPAIAQKYNCSVVEMEAFALFANAQYLGKNAAALLTVSDVIPTGDHISADQRQTALKTMIELALETAVLM, encoded by the coding sequence ATGAGTGTTCACATCGCTGCAAAAAAAGGTGAAATTGCGAAAACTGTTTTACTGCCAGGAGATCCTTTAAGAGCGAAATATATTGCTGACAATTTCTTAACAGAAGTAAAGCTGGTTAGCCAAACCAGAAATATTTTTTATTACACAGGGCTGTACAAAGGGAAAGAAGTTTCTGTGGGTGCCAGTGGAATGGGAATTCCCAGTATAGGAATTTATTCTTACGAGTTATTTACGGAATTTGATGTTGATACAATTATCCGAATTGGAACTTGTGGTGCTTACACTACAGATTTAAAAGTGTTCGATTTGTTAAATGTAGAATTTGCAGCGAGTGAATCTACGTACGCAAAATATGCTTGGGAAATTGAAGATGATAAATTATCTCATCAGGGAAACGTGTTTAATATGATCAATGAATGTGCAAATAATTCATCAGTTATAATTAAACCTACGACAGTTCATACCAGTGATATTTTTTATACAAAGAGTTCTTCTATACCCGCTATCGCGCAGAAATATAATTGTTCTGTGGTAGAAATGGAAGCTTTTGCTCTTTTTGCAAACGCACAATACTTAGGAAAAAATGCGGCTGCGTTGTTAACTGTTTCAGATGTAATACCTACTGGCGATCACATTTCTGCGGACCAGCGACAAACCGCTTTGAAAACAATGATTGAACTGGCTTTAGAAACAGCTGTTTTAATGTAA
- a CDS encoding glycoside hydrolase family 3 protein: protein MKNLKIQISFFLFLFICTPLSIYAQYIPKNISSTDLQRANQWVDKTYQSLSQDEKLGQLFIVALYTNKDEAHINEVRNIVLKDKIGGLILMQDDAAREINLVNEFQRESKIPLMIGMDAEWGLFQRIATAHKFPWAMTLGAIQDKSLITEMAAKIAEDCKRMGINWDFAPVVDVNTNPNNPIIGNRSFGSEVQNVVNSAMAYSNGLQDNNILAAIKHFPGHGDTDKDSHLDLPVVSHSLKRLNEIEIAPFKALMDKGIGGVMVAHLYVPALEKTKGIPASISKNIITGLLKEQLGYKGLIITDALNMGAVANKFKAGELDAMAFKAGNDIMLFSQDVAMGKRLIQQAITNGEISQDRVEESVKKILLTKYYLGLSKYDPRDPTNIIEDLNNASHSEIVQKMYSHALTLIKDEKKMLPLNCKETYYYVPMEEAPYQTFLDQLNLNTTVVVKKASEISSIPINSKVIVGFHKDNSTAYKPYKISAESKRVLAELTRNQQVILDVFGSAYALKDVDISKISTVLVSYENNDDAMIATAKALGGQTKIWGKLPVLVNENLRAGMGLELNPSSRIDLPSQQNTKTVIE, encoded by the coding sequence ATGAAAAATCTTAAAATTCAAATATCCTTTTTCTTATTTCTCTTTATTTGTACGCCATTAAGCATTTACGCTCAATATATTCCAAAAAATATTTCATCAACTGATTTGCAAAGAGCAAATCAATGGGTAGACAAAACTTATCAATCTTTATCGCAAGATGAAAAATTGGGGCAACTGTTTATCGTCGCTTTATACACCAATAAAGATGAAGCTCATATCAACGAAGTCCGAAACATTGTTTTAAAGGATAAAATCGGAGGATTGATCTTAATGCAGGACGATGCTGCGCGTGAAATTAATCTGGTAAACGAATTTCAGCGTGAATCAAAAATACCTTTGATGATTGGTATGGATGCTGAATGGGGACTGTTTCAAAGAATTGCGACAGCTCATAAATTCCCATGGGCTATGACACTTGGTGCTATTCAGGATAAAAGTTTAATTACGGAAATGGCGGCAAAAATTGCGGAAGACTGTAAGAGAATGGGTATCAACTGGGATTTTGCACCAGTTGTTGATGTGAATACCAATCCTAATAATCCTATTATTGGTAATCGTAGTTTCGGCTCAGAAGTTCAAAATGTCGTGAATTCAGCGATGGCTTACTCCAATGGTTTACAAGACAACAATATCTTGGCAGCGATCAAACATTTCCCAGGACATGGCGATACTGATAAAGATTCTCATCTTGATTTACCAGTAGTTTCTCATTCTTTGAAAAGATTAAATGAAATAGAGATTGCACCATTTAAAGCATTGATGGACAAAGGAATCGGCGGAGTTATGGTTGCCCATCTTTATGTTCCAGCATTAGAAAAAACAAAAGGAATTCCCGCTTCAATTTCTAAAAATATCATTACTGGACTTTTAAAAGAACAATTGGGATATAAAGGTTTAATCATCACCGACGCTCTTAATATGGGTGCAGTTGCAAATAAATTCAAAGCTGGCGAATTAGATGCGATGGCTTTTAAAGCAGGAAATGACATTATGCTCTTTTCCCAAGATGTAGCAATGGGGAAAAGATTGATTCAGCAGGCAATCACCAACGGAGAAATCTCACAAGATAGAGTTGAAGAGAGTGTAAAGAAAATTTTATTGACTAAATATTACCTGGGTCTGAGTAAATATGATCCTAGAGATCCAACAAATATTATTGAAGATTTAAATAATGCTTCACATTCAGAAATTGTTCAAAAAATGTATTCTCATGCATTGACTTTAATTAAAGACGAAAAAAAGATGCTTCCGCTGAATTGCAAGGAAACTTACTATTATGTTCCGATGGAGGAAGCTCCGTATCAAACGTTCTTGGATCAGTTAAATCTAAACACAACGGTAGTCGTTAAAAAAGCTTCAGAAATTTCCTCTATTCCGATAAATTCGAAAGTGATTGTAGGTTTTCATAAAGATAATTCCACCGCATATAAACCTTATAAAATCTCTGCAGAAAGTAAGAGAGTTTTAGCTGAACTGACCAGAAATCAACAGGTCATCTTAGACGTTTTTGGATCTGCATACGCTTTGAAAGATGTTGATATTTCTAAAATATCAACGGTTCTGGTTTCTTACGAGAATAATGACGACGCTATGATCGCAACTGCAAAAGCACTTGGTGGTCAAACTAAAATATGGGGCAAACTTCCCGTTTTAGTGAATGAAAACTTAAGAGCAGGAATGGGATTAGAACTCAATCCTTCTTCCAGAATAGACCTTCCGTCCCAACAAAATACAAAAACAGTAATTGAGTAA
- the bshA gene encoding N-acetyl-alpha-D-glucosaminyl L-malate synthase BshA yields MKIGILCYPTYGGSGIVATELGMALANKGYEVHFISSALPARLDITNPNIFFHKVNVQTYPLFQYQPYDIALSSMIYRVVNLYKLDLLHAHYAIPYAYAAFTAKQMLKEEGKDIPLVTTLHGTDITLVGQHPSYKHAVEFSINQSNTITSVSESLKKDTLQLFKITKEIQVITNFIDNDEFQKESDCRRNHFATKEEKILIHVSNLRPVKRVQDVLQIFKNVNAKVKSKLIIIGEGPDMEIINEFLEDHPDLIGKVRLLGKVNDLYKILQLSDVFLLPSEQESFGLAALEAMAAETPVISSNAGGIPEVNIQGETGYLTEIGNVEAMSNYTIKLLSDEKLLIQMKKNAKEQALKFDLKNILPVYEKMYADTLHHFQK; encoded by the coding sequence ATGAAAATAGGGATTCTCTGTTATCCAACTTATGGTGGAAGTGGCATCGTTGCTACGGAACTTGGTATGGCACTCGCAAATAAAGGTTATGAAGTACATTTTATAAGTTCTGCATTGCCTGCGAGATTAGACATCACCAATCCTAATATATTTTTTCATAAAGTAAACGTGCAGACCTATCCCCTGTTCCAATATCAACCCTACGATATTGCGCTTTCGTCTATGATTTACCGAGTCGTAAATTTATATAAATTGGATTTACTCCATGCGCATTACGCCATTCCTTATGCTTACGCTGCATTTACTGCAAAGCAAATGCTGAAAGAAGAAGGTAAAGATATTCCGTTGGTAACAACCCTTCACGGAACAGACATTACCTTGGTAGGACAACACCCAAGCTACAAACACGCAGTTGAATTCTCTATTAATCAATCCAATACGATCACATCCGTTTCTGAAAGCTTAAAAAAAGATACCCTACAATTATTTAAAATCACCAAAGAAATTCAGGTAATCACCAATTTTATTGATAACGATGAATTTCAAAAGGAATCAGATTGTAGGCGAAATCATTTCGCAACGAAAGAAGAAAAGATACTCATCCACGTTTCCAATCTCCGTCCGGTAAAGCGGGTACAAGATGTTTTACAGATTTTCAAAAATGTAAATGCAAAAGTAAAATCCAAACTGATCATCATCGGAGAAGGTCCTGATATGGAAATTATCAATGAGTTTCTAGAAGACCATCCAGATTTAATTGGAAAAGTTCGTCTGCTCGGAAAAGTTAATGATCTTTATAAAATCCTTCAACTTTCTGATGTATTTTTACTTCCTTCGGAACAGGAAAGTTTCGGTTTGGCAGCTTTGGAGGCTATGGCCGCAGAAACTCCCGTAATTAGTTCAAATGCAGGCGGTATCCCAGAGGTTAATATTCAGGGAGAAACCGGTTATCTTACAGAAATTGGAAATGTTGAAGCAATGAGTAATTACACTATTAAACTCCTGAGCGACGAAAAGCTTCTCATTCAAATGAAGAAAAATGCCAAGGAACAAGCTTTAAAATTTGATTTAAAAAACATCCTGCCCGTTTACGAAAAAATGTATGCCGACACCCTGCATCATTTCCAAAAATAG
- a CDS encoding DUF2851 family protein: MNEKLLQYLWNFKIFNNFDFKDVQGNTLEILEFGTWNFDSGPDFLLGKIKTKDLVLVGNIELHVKSSDWIFHRHSGNPEFKNIIAHVVFIHDIEIEEFTDNNIPTLELKNYIDEKLLSKYQLLLEQTQFIPCEKIFDIKHLPVNFHEENLLKKLDVKSIEIEERLQTFKNNYEAVLFHQLAYAFGLKVNAPLFKQLAESINYTIFNKIRQNQTQLEALLFGMCNWLENPLDEQTTIWKREFEFLKKKYQLSETFIHPKFSKLRPPNFPTIRLSQLASLYHANQNLFSKLITAKNIDQLYFIFTKVAASEYWYNHYNFGKISPVQTEKRLTKDFIALILINAVLPLRYTYHKNTSASIVEDISTLYQNIPAENNTIIENWKSLGAHPKNALESQSLLYHYHHLCLTKNCLNCSIGLSLMKS; the protein is encoded by the coding sequence ATGAATGAAAAATTACTCCAATATCTGTGGAATTTCAAAATTTTCAATAATTTTGATTTTAAAGATGTACAGGGAAATACTCTTGAGATCTTAGAATTTGGAACTTGGAATTTTGATTCGGGGCCAGATTTTCTTTTAGGTAAAATTAAAACGAAAGACTTAGTTTTAGTTGGAAACATAGAACTTCACGTGAAATCTTCGGACTGGATCTTCCACCGTCATTCTGGCAATCCCGAATTTAAGAATATTATCGCACACGTAGTATTCATCCATGATATCGAAATTGAGGAATTTACAGACAACAACATTCCGACCTTAGAATTAAAAAATTATATTGATGAAAAACTGCTTTCAAAATATCAACTGCTGTTAGAGCAAACTCAATTCATTCCCTGTGAGAAAATATTTGACATCAAGCATTTACCGGTAAATTTCCATGAAGAAAATCTACTGAAGAAACTAGATGTAAAATCGATTGAAATCGAGGAAAGATTGCAAACCTTCAAGAACAATTACGAAGCTGTTTTGTTTCATCAACTCGCCTACGCGTTCGGATTAAAAGTAAATGCACCGCTATTTAAGCAACTAGCAGAAAGTATAAATTATACCATCTTCAATAAAATCAGGCAGAATCAAACCCAATTAGAGGCACTTCTATTCGGAATGTGCAACTGGCTGGAAAATCCGCTAGATGAACAAACTACAATATGGAAACGTGAATTCGAGTTTTTGAAAAAGAAATATCAGCTATCAGAAACATTTATCCATCCTAAGTTTTCAAAATTGAGACCACCGAACTTTCCTACCATTCGCCTTTCCCAATTGGCGTCCCTCTATCATGCTAATCAAAATCTCTTTTCAAAATTGATTACTGCAAAAAATATTGACCAACTCTACTTTATTTTTACAAAAGTAGCAGCCAGTGAATATTGGTATAACCATTATAATTTTGGCAAAATCTCTCCGGTACAAACTGAGAAAAGGTTAACTAAGGATTTTATAGCGCTTATTCTTATCAATGCCGTTTTACCTTTAAGATATACTTATCATAAAAATACTTCAGCGAGTATTGTAGAAGACATTTCCACCTTGTACCAGAATATTCCTGCCGAAAACAACACCATTATCGAAAACTGGAAATCCTTAGGAGCTCATCCTAAAAACGCACTCGAATCTCAATCTTTACTATATCATTATCATCATTTATGTCTCACAAAAAACTGCTTAAACTGTAGTATTGGGCTAAGTTTAATGAAATCTTGA
- the yajC gene encoding preprotein translocase subunit YajC produces the protein MITIFLQAAGAEGSMMPTMLMMGLMFVGFYFLMIRPQMKKSKQEKNFQAEIKVGSRIVTTSGMHGRIAQIQEDGVVIETLSGKLKFEKAAISREFTQQRFPDNTTETK, from the coding sequence ATGATAACAATATTTTTACAGGCAGCCGGAGCAGAAGGTTCTATGATGCCAACAATGCTAATGATGGGTCTTATGTTCGTAGGGTTTTATTTCCTTATGATTCGCCCACAAATGAAGAAGTCAAAACAAGAGAAAAATTTTCAAGCAGAAATTAAAGTAGGCAGCCGAATAGTGACTACTTCGGGTATGCATGGAAGAATTGCTCAAATTCAGGAAGATGGGGTTGTAATAGAAACACTTTCAGGAAAATTGAAGTTTGAAAAAGCAGCGATTTCTAGAGAATTCACACAACAGCGTTTTCCCGATAACACGACAGAAACAAAGTAA
- a CDS encoding DUF1573 domain-containing protein, which produces MRNFIKIAPFIIAFTVVSCKKDQKADQLVVQEENVVEAPTSNASVIDAPVVDAQKEMIETAQSKPLTNIALSESHFDFGKIKKGDQKEHIYEITNTGANPLIISQVKPGCGCTVPDYTKEPILPGKKGKITLKFNSSDFDGMVNKQAEVFANVEKTPIVLSFSADIQP; this is translated from the coding sequence ATGAGAAATTTTATTAAAATAGCGCCTTTTATTATCGCGTTTACAGTTGTAAGTTGTAAAAAAGATCAAAAAGCAGATCAACTTGTTGTTCAAGAAGAAAACGTTGTGGAAGCTCCTACAAGTAATGCTTCTGTGATAGATGCTCCAGTTGTAGATGCGCAAAAAGAGATGATAGAAACTGCGCAGTCTAAACCTCTAACCAATATCGCATTGTCAGAATCACATTTTGATTTTGGCAAGATAAAAAAAGGAGATCAGAAAGAGCACATTTATGAAATTACAAATACGGGCGCAAATCCTTTGATCATTTCACAGGTTAAACCTGGTTGTGGTTGTACCGTTCCGGATTATACAAAAGAACCAATTCTTCCTGGGAAGAAAGGGAAAATTACTTTAAAGTTTAACTCTTCCGATTTTGATGGAATGGTTAATAAGCAAGCAGAAGTTTTCGCAAACGTAGAGAAAACACCGATCGTGCTGAGTTTCTCTGCCGATATTCAACCTTAA